A region of the Polaribacter sp. L3A8 genome:
CATGTGTTGTACAAAGGCAAAATCTGCTTTACTTTTTGGCGCCATTTTACCATACGGAGAAAAACGTTCGTCACTAATAATACTATCTGGATTCCAATTGGCAGAAAAAGGCGGATTTGCTACAATGGCTTCAAAACGTTTGTCTATGTGTTTTGGTGATGGATTTACTAAGGTATCTTCATTATAAATATCAAACTTTTTATAATGTACATCATGCATAATCATGTTCATTCTGCATAAGTTGTACGTAGTTGGGTTGCTTTCTTGTCCGTAAAAGCCACCAACCTCTTTTACTTCTTTAGAAACTCTTAATAGTAAAGAACCAGAACCACAGGTTGGGTCGTACACAGATTTTAAACGTTCTTTATCTGTAGTTACAATTTGTGCTAATATTTTAGAAACTTGTTGCGGTGTATAAAATTCTCCCGCTTTTTTTCCTGCTCCAGAAGCAAACTGACCAATTAAATATTCATACGCATCGCCTAACAAATCATTTTCATTGTTTTCTAAATCAAAATCAATGCCTTCTAAATGCGTTAATACTTTTACAATCAATTCATTTTTAGATTCTTCTGTTTTTCCTAGTTTACTACTTGTTAAATCTAAATCTTCAAAAAGGTTTCCAAAATCGTCTTCACTTTCACTTCCCATAGTGCTTTGCTCTATGTTGGTGAGTACTTTTTGTAAATCTTCTAAAATAAATTTATTGGTTCCACCAGAGTTTCCTCTTTTGGCTAATTCGCTAAATAATTCTGTAGGTTTTAAATAATAACCCAACGCATCTAACGCATCTAACTTTATTTCTTGTAATAAGATTTCTTCTGCTTCATGTCCTATCACTTCGTGATATTCTAAACCATCTGGTTTTAAAATTACATTAGCGTGTAAAGACATTTTTTTACTTAAATACTTGTAAAAGATAAAGCCTAGTATATAATCTCTAAAATCATCAGCATCCATATTACCTCTTAAATCGTTGGCAATACTCCATAAAGTTTGATGCAATTGTAATTGGTTTTCTGACATAT
Encoded here:
- a CDS encoding type I restriction-modification system subunit M, with translation MSENQLQLHQTLWSIANDLRGNMDADDFRDYILGFIFYKYLSKKMSLHANVILKPDGLEYHEVIGHEAEEILLQEIKLDALDALGYYLKPTELFSELAKRGNSGGTNKFILEDLQKVLTNIEQSTMGSESEDDFGNLFEDLDLTSSKLGKTEESKNELIVKVLTHLEGIDFDLENNENDLLGDAYEYLIGQFASGAGKKAGEFYTPQQVSKILAQIVTTDKERLKSVYDPTCGSGSLLLRVSKEVKEVGGFYGQESNPTTYNLCRMNMIMHDVHYKKFDIYNEDTLVNPSPKHIDKRFEAIVANPPFSANWNPDSIISDERFSPYGKMAPKSKADFAFVQHMIHQLDENGTMACVLPHGVLFRGAAEGHIRKYLIEDKNQLDAVIGLPSNIFFGTSIPTCILVLKKDRSSHIERSRNILFIDASNHFDKVKTQNVLTDAHLQEIIDTYRTRQTKDKYSYVASLEEVQENDYNLNIPRYVDTFEEEEAIDLLSISADLKALEKDIAVTDATISDFCKELNIETPF